The Streptomyces venezuelae genomic interval GGCAACATCGGCGGGGCCAAGGAAGCCGACCTGATCGGTGTCGACAAGACCGGCGTGCTGTACAGCTACCTCGCGTACCCGAACGGCACCACCACCACCCGCGTGCGCGTCGGTGGCGGCTGGAACGTGTACGACCAGATCGCCGGCCAGGGCGACCTGACCGGTGACGGCAAGCCCGACATCGTCGCCAAGGAGAAGTCCACCGGCTACCTGTACCTCTACAAGGGCACGGGCAACTGGAAGGCCCCCTTCAGTGGCCGTACGAAGATCGGCCAGGGCTGGAACGCCTACGACCGGCTGATCTCGGTCGGCGATCTCAACGAGGACGGCAAGGCGGACCTGCTCGCCCGCAAGCCCGCCGGCCAGCTGATGCGCTACTACGGCACGGGCCTCGCCGCGACCCCGTTCAAGGCGCCCACCCAGATCGGCACCGGCTACCAGGCGTACAACCTGCTGTAGTGGTACGGGCGTTACTCGCCTCACGGCGGCCCCGGGCCTCGGATCTCCGAGCCCGGGGCCGCTTTGTCTGCCACCGGAACCCCAACGGTCGCACGTTCTGATCCAGGCCTTCCCGGTCGGCTCCGGGGCGCCAACTCGCCGCCCCGGAGCCGTTCTTCGTGACCGAACCCGGTGGCGCACGCGTTCGAGTCGATGTGGCAAGATTTCCATGATCGACGACGCGTCTAGTGCGCCGTCGAGGACCGAGAATCCCAGGGGGGGATCTTGATGAAGATCAATCGTCGTCAGCGTGTGCTCAAGGGCGCGCTCGTCGCCACCGCCGTCGCCGTCGCGACGGCCACCGTCGCCGGTACGGCCTCCGCCGCGCCCGCCGCGGCGGAGACGCCCGTGTTCGAGATGTACGGCGTCCACAAGACGACCAACGACCTCTACGTGTGGAACCCCAACACCACCGGTGGCTTCAGCGCCGGGGTTCCCCTGGCGAGCGACGCCGGCGACATCGCCGACATCATCGTCGCCGACAACAACAACGACGGTTTCGGCGAGGCCGAGTGGACGCTCTACAAGAACGGGCGTCTGGACTTCTTCTCGTTCGAGGGGCAGGCCGAGGACGCGAACACCGTCGGCCGCGGCTGGAACATCTACAAGACGGTCATCTCGCCCGGTAACTTCGGCGGTGCCCAGCAGGCCGACCTGCTCGGTGTCGACACGGCCGGTGTGCTGTGGAGCTACCTGTCCTACCCGGACGGCCGCCTCACCGCCCGCACGAAGGTCGGCGGCGGCTGGAACATCTACAACCAGATCGCGGGCCAGGGCGACCTGACCGGTGACGGCAAGGCCGACATCGTCGCCCGTGACACGGCGGGTGTCCTGTGGCTCTACAAGGGCACGGGCAACTACCGGGCCCCGTTCGCCCCCCGCACGAAGGTCGGCAGCGGCTGGAACGCGTTCAACCGCATCCTGTCGACCGGTGACATCAACTTCGACGGCAAGGCGGACCTGATCGCCCGCAAGGCGGACGGCAAGCTCTTCCGCTACTCGGGCACGGGCAACGCCGCGGCCCCGTTCAAGCCGGCGGTCCAGATCAACACCGGTATGCAGAACTTCAACCTGCTCTAGTCGTACCGCTTCACGCGACTGACGGCGGCCCCGGGCTCGGATCTCCGAGCCCGGGGCCGCTTTGTATGCAACCGGAACCCCAACTGTCACAAGTTCTGGTCTAGACCTTGACAGGTCCAGACCAATAGCGCTTCGCTGTGCTTCCCCGACCCGGCCCCACCCGGAAGGAAGCACGCATGCTGCTGCGTAAGTTGGTCACCTCGCTGGCCGCGCTCTGTACGGCCGTCGGACTCGCCGTCCTCCTCCTCCCCGCCGCCTCGGCAGGAGCGGCAGCCGCCTGCGCGGCCGCCTGGAACTCCTCCAGCGTCTACACGGGCGGGATGACGGCCTCGCACAACGGCCACAACTGGCAGGCCAAGTGGTGGACCCAGAACGAGACCCCCGGTACGACCGGTGAG includes:
- a CDS encoding FG-GAP repeat domain-containing protein, translating into MKINRRQRVLKGALVATAVAVATATVAGTASAAPAAAETPVFEMYGVHKTTNDLYVWNPNTTGGFSAGVPLASDAGDIADIIVADNNNDGFGEAEWTLYKNGRLDFFSFEGQAEDANTVGRGWNIYKTVISPGNFGGAQQADLLGVDTAGVLWSYLSYPDGRLTARTKVGGGWNIYNQIAGQGDLTGDGKADIVARDTAGVLWLYKGTGNYRAPFAPRTKVGSGWNAFNRILSTGDINFDGKADLIARKADGKLFRYSGTGNAAAPFKPAVQINTGMQNFNLL
- a CDS encoding FG-GAP repeat domain-containing protein is translated as MNIIRRRALKGALVATAVAVATATVAGTATAAELPVQPTFPMYGVHKTTQDLRVWFPNYVGGLDGETFDYDFSDVADIIGADNNNDGYPEAEWTLWKSGQLDFFAAGGPDQDANRVGSGWNIYKTVLSPGNIGGAKEADLIGVDKTGVLYSYLAYPNGTTTTRVRVGGGWNVYDQIAGQGDLTGDGKPDIVAKEKSTGYLYLYKGTGNWKAPFSGRTKIGQGWNAYDRLISVGDLNEDGKADLLARKPAGQLMRYYGTGLAATPFKAPTQIGTGYQAYNLL